Proteins from a single region of Chromobacterium sp. ATCC 53434:
- a CDS encoding pilus assembly protein PilP, which produces MNRRLAGLLPLTLLLCACGGPGTEDLRAWMVTSSQGLRGQIEPLPQVQTYKPFSYQAFDLTDPFNAQKLQAGKTQNSANAPDMKRPREALENYELDKLAMVGTLRRGNAMYALIRTPEGAIYRVQSGNYIGPNFGKVTAIDDSQVVLSETVEDLNGEWVQRDSSLHLDEQGQNK; this is translated from the coding sequence ATGAACAGACGACTGGCCGGACTGCTGCCCCTGACGCTGCTGCTCTGCGCTTGCGGCGGTCCCGGCACCGAAGATCTGAGAGCCTGGATGGTCACCAGCAGCCAGGGGCTGCGCGGCCAGATCGAGCCGTTGCCGCAGGTGCAGACCTACAAGCCGTTCAGCTACCAGGCCTTCGACCTGACGGATCCGTTCAACGCGCAGAAGCTGCAGGCCGGCAAGACGCAGAACTCGGCCAACGCCCCCGACATGAAGCGACCGCGCGAAGCGCTGGAGAACTATGAGCTGGACAAGCTGGCGATGGTGGGCACGCTCAGGCGCGGCAATGCGATGTACGCGCTGATCCGCACGCCGGAGGGCGCCATCTACAGGGTGCAGTCCGGCAACTACATCGGTCCCAATTTCGGCAAGGTCACCGCCATCGACGATTCCCAAGTCGTGCTTTCCGAAACCGTCGAAGACCTGAATGGGGAATGGGTGCAGCGCGACAGCAGCCTGCATCTTGACGAACAAGGGCAGAACAAATGA
- a CDS encoding type 4a pilus biogenesis protein PilO, with translation MTLDELRALDPKDMPNWPLQAQGLMLALLALLVIGLGYFFVLGEQNDHLNQARQHEDQLKQTFIDKKRQAVNLDALQQQLKEIDASFGALLKQLPTKSDMDTLLTEINQAGIGRGLQFDLFKPGTETRSAEMAEVPITIRLSGSYNDLAAFVNDVAQLSRIVTISDISLNPSNGKDNRLTMDATAHTYRALEPSERAGLAPAPAK, from the coding sequence ATGACGCTGGACGAACTACGCGCGCTCGACCCCAAGGACATGCCCAACTGGCCGTTGCAGGCCCAGGGGCTGATGCTGGCGCTGCTGGCGCTGCTGGTGATCGGGCTCGGGTACTTCTTCGTGCTCGGCGAACAGAACGATCACCTGAACCAGGCGCGCCAGCACGAGGATCAGTTGAAGCAGACCTTCATCGACAAGAAGCGCCAGGCGGTCAACCTCGACGCGCTGCAACAGCAGTTGAAGGAGATCGACGCCTCCTTCGGCGCGCTGCTGAAGCAGTTGCCGACCAAGTCCGACATGGACACCTTGCTGACCGAAATCAACCAGGCAGGCATCGGCCGCGGCCTGCAGTTCGACCTGTTCAAGCCCGGCACCGAGACCCGTTCGGCGGAAATGGCCGAGGTGCCGATCACCATACGCCTGTCCGGCAGTTACAACGACCTGGCCGCCTTCGTCAACGACGTGGCCCAGCTGTCCCGCATCGTCACCATCAGCGACATCAGCCTCAATCCGAGCAATGGCAAGGACAACCGGCTGACCATGGACGCCACCGCCCACACCTACCGCGCGCTGGAACCCAGCGAGCGGGCGGGACTGGCGCCGGCGCCGGCCAAGTGA
- a CDS encoding PilN domain-containing protein — protein sequence MIRINLLPHREQKKAAHRLRFQLMLGATAVASLLLVTVAYLVLDHQVAQQEVRNQFLQTEIGRLDGQIKDIGKLKKQRDDLLARKQLVERLQEGRNEAVHLFDQLVRQTPDGVYLRTFKQTGNQVTLTGYAQSGARVSGYMRQLGQSESFEAPVLVEVSATIVNNQRVSAFTLNASLRQTPATPPPGGKPPGAKP from the coding sequence ATGATACGGATCAACCTCCTCCCCCACCGCGAGCAGAAAAAAGCCGCCCACCGGCTGCGCTTCCAGCTGATGCTGGGCGCCACCGCCGTGGCGTCGCTGCTGCTGGTGACCGTGGCCTATCTGGTGCTGGACCATCAGGTCGCGCAGCAGGAGGTGCGCAACCAGTTCCTGCAGACCGAGATCGGCAGGCTGGACGGCCAGATCAAGGACATCGGCAAACTGAAGAAGCAACGCGACGACCTGTTGGCTCGCAAGCAGCTGGTGGAGCGGCTGCAGGAAGGCCGCAACGAGGCCGTGCACCTGTTCGACCAGCTGGTCCGGCAGACGCCGGACGGCGTCTATCTGCGCACCTTCAAGCAGACCGGCAACCAGGTCACGCTGACCGGCTACGCCCAGTCCGGCGCGCGCGTGTCCGGCTACATGCGCCAGCTCGGCCAATCGGAGAGCTTCGAGGCGCCGGTGCTGGTCGAGGTGTCGGCCACCATCGTCAACAACCAGCGCGTCAGCGCCTTCACCCTGAACGCCAGCCTGCGCCAGACCCCTGCCACGCCGCCGCCGGGCGGCAAACCACCGGGAGCCAAGCCATGA
- a CDS encoding efflux transporter outer membrane subunit has translation MRFIILPVVLALSACSLTQPLIKPDLPVPAAFPAASGDASGAHAATLGWRAMFGDPRLQRLIELALSNNRDLRLAALNVEAAQAQYGIQRSEQLPQINGAAGAMRQRTPANGTLPAATQTQYSANLALSAFEIDLFGRMQSLSDAAFARYLASEQGRRAAQISLVGAVADAYFAERLADEQKRLAVRTLADWRQSLDLARRLKAGHQSSGLDVAQAEGQVAGAEADLEARVRALAQAGNALRLLVGAEPPADLPAPLPLETQPVATRLPAGLPSDLLLRRPDILQAEQELVAANADIGAARAAFFPSLSLTASLGFASPAMRGLFDGGHRAWSFAPQVSLPLFPTGRLRAELRLAELRKSGAVAEYERAIQTAFREVADGLAGRETFGRQIAAQDRTVASAERRADLSAQRYRAGVDGRLELLDAQRQLYAARQALLDLRRGEFGNAVALYKALGGGLIDR, from the coding sequence ATGAGATTCATCATTCTTCCCGTCGTCCTGGCCCTGTCGGCCTGCTCGCTGACCCAGCCGCTGATCAAACCCGATCTGCCGGTGCCGGCGGCCTTCCCCGCCGCCTCCGGCGACGCGTCCGGTGCCCACGCGGCCACGCTTGGCTGGCGCGCGATGTTCGGCGACCCGCGGCTGCAGCGGCTGATCGAACTGGCGCTGAGCAACAACCGCGATCTGCGGCTGGCCGCGCTGAACGTCGAGGCCGCCCAGGCCCAGTACGGCATCCAGCGCAGCGAACAGCTGCCCCAGATAAACGGCGCGGCCGGCGCCATGCGCCAGCGCACGCCGGCCAACGGGACCCTGCCGGCTGCCACGCAGACGCAGTACAGCGCCAACCTGGCGCTGAGCGCCTTCGAGATCGATCTGTTCGGCCGCATGCAATCGCTGTCCGACGCCGCCTTCGCCCGCTATCTGGCCAGCGAACAGGGCCGGCGGGCCGCGCAGATTTCGCTGGTGGGCGCGGTGGCGGACGCCTACTTCGCCGAGCGGCTGGCCGACGAGCAAAAGCGGCTGGCCGTGCGCACGCTGGCCGACTGGCGGCAATCGCTGGACCTGGCGCGCCGGCTGAAAGCGGGCCATCAGAGCAGCGGCCTGGACGTGGCTCAGGCCGAGGGCCAGGTCGCAGGCGCCGAAGCGGACCTGGAGGCGCGCGTCCGCGCCCTCGCGCAAGCCGGCAACGCGCTGCGGCTGCTCGTCGGCGCGGAGCCGCCGGCCGATCTGCCTGCTCCGCTGCCGCTGGAGACCCAGCCGGTGGCGACGCGGCTGCCGGCGGGCCTGCCGTCCGATCTGCTGCTGCGCCGGCCGGACATCCTGCAGGCGGAACAAGAGCTGGTGGCCGCCAACGCCGACATCGGCGCGGCGCGCGCGGCCTTCTTTCCCAGCCTGTCGCTGACCGCCTCGCTGGGCTTCGCCAGTCCGGCGATGCGCGGCTTGTTCGACGGCGGCCACCGCGCCTGGAGCTTCGCGCCCCAGGTTTCGCTGCCCTTGTTCCCGACCGGCCGGTTGCGCGCCGAATTGCGCCTGGCCGAACTGCGCAAGTCCGGCGCCGTCGCCGAGTACGAACGCGCGATCCAGACCGCATTCCGCGAAGTGGCCGACGGCCTGGCCGGGCGCGAAACCTTCGGCCGGCAGATCGCCGCCCAGGACAGAACGGTGGCCAGTGCCGAGCGCCGCGCCGATTTGTCGGCCCAACGCTACCGCGCCGGCGTCGACGGCCGGCTGGAATTGCTGGACGCCCAGCGCCAGCTCTACGCCGCCAGACAGGCGCTGCTCGACCTGCGGCGCGGCGAGTTCGGCAACGCGGTGGCGCTGTACAAGGCGCTGGGCGGCGGCTTGATCGACCGCTGA
- the lpxO gene encoding lipid A hydroxylase LpxO has product MPYTKIAVVAIFVLSTLYVHFRGRVRLGFWRQLSDHSTIMAPINCFMYLFSKVPPKPYLPVERFPELQALTANWEKIREEAVALYDRGNIKASDKYDDLGFNSFFKTGWKRFYLKWYGQDHASAQALCPYTTDLLRQFPNIKAAMFTALPPGSRLVRHRDPFAGSVRYHLGLITPNDDRCYIDVDGQQYSWRDGEAVIFDETYLHYAENTTDQNRIILFCDVERPMWFWPARVINRIVSRVLVGAANSPNEAGDRTGALNRAFRYIQQVRLFGKKIKAQSRFTYYLLKWLILGGPIMLWLFWGAWR; this is encoded by the coding sequence ATGCCTTATACCAAGATCGCGGTGGTCGCCATCTTCGTGCTGTCCACCCTCTATGTGCATTTCCGCGGCCGCGTGCGGCTGGGATTCTGGCGCCAGCTGAGCGATCATTCGACCATCATGGCGCCGATCAACTGCTTCATGTATCTATTTTCCAAGGTGCCGCCCAAGCCCTATCTGCCGGTGGAGCGCTTCCCCGAACTGCAGGCCTTGACCGCCAACTGGGAGAAGATCCGCGAAGAGGCGGTGGCGCTGTACGACCGCGGCAATATCAAGGCTTCGGACAAGTACGACGATCTCGGTTTCAATTCCTTCTTCAAGACCGGCTGGAAGCGCTTCTATCTGAAGTGGTACGGCCAGGACCACGCGTCGGCGCAGGCCTTGTGCCCGTATACCACCGATTTGCTGAGGCAGTTCCCCAACATCAAGGCGGCGATGTTCACCGCGCTGCCGCCGGGCAGCCGGCTGGTGCGTCACCGCGACCCGTTCGCCGGCTCGGTGCGCTACCACCTGGGCCTGATCACGCCGAACGACGACCGCTGCTACATCGACGTCGATGGCCAGCAATACAGCTGGCGCGACGGCGAGGCGGTGATCTTCGACGAGACCTATCTGCACTACGCCGAGAACACCACCGACCAGAACCGCATCATTCTGTTCTGCGACGTCGAGCGGCCGATGTGGTTCTGGCCGGCGCGCGTGATCAACCGCATCGTCAGCCGGGTGCTGGTCGGCGCCGCCAATTCGCCGAACGAGGCGGGCGACCGCACCGGCGCGCTGAACCGCGCCTTCCGTTACATCCAGCAGGTGCGCTTGTTCGGCAAGAAGATCAAGGCGCAAAGCCGTTTCACCTACTACCTGCTGAAGTGGCTGATCCTCGGCGGTCCGATCATGCTGTGGCTGTTCTGGGGCGCGTGGCGCTGA
- a CDS encoding pilus assembly protein PilM: protein MLFDKLRFGQPWLEQLGLGKSRNAPLLGLDISNTAIKLVELSRNGKNYQVERYVIEALPKDAVNDGNLVEIDGIAEALRHAWKRLGSPIRSAAIAIPTQMAIYKKLLVPVSQTEDLDQMLESEANQIIPFPLDEVNLDHQVLGPSPSSIDDLEVLLCAARKEKVEERVAVVEMAGLRAQVVDVESFAMMTAFEQIQQQLPDQGMNQTFALFDIGATRIHCNIIRNSQQIYYREQAFGGHQLTRDIQRRYNISFDEAENGKRSMALPDGYEPELMHPFIDSLAQEIQRALQFFYTTVSVSQYLRVDYILLAGGCSMLPGLDDAVAGRTQISTMIANPFTTMVQSPTIRLKELLMDAPSLLIACGLALRRFD from the coding sequence ATGCTATTCGACAAACTTAGGTTCGGACAGCCGTGGCTCGAACAACTGGGACTCGGGAAATCCCGCAACGCGCCGCTGCTGGGCCTGGATATCAGCAATACCGCGATCAAGCTGGTGGAGCTGTCGCGCAATGGCAAGAACTACCAGGTCGAGCGCTATGTGATAGAGGCGCTGCCCAAGGACGCCGTCAACGATGGCAATCTGGTGGAGATCGACGGCATCGCCGAAGCGCTGCGCCATGCCTGGAAGCGACTGGGCAGCCCGATACGCAGCGCCGCCATCGCCATTCCGACGCAGATGGCCATCTACAAGAAGCTGCTGGTGCCGGTCAGCCAGACCGAGGACCTCGACCAGATGCTGGAGTCCGAGGCCAACCAGATCATTCCGTTCCCGCTGGACGAGGTCAATCTCGACCACCAGGTGCTCGGCCCGTCGCCGTCCAGCATAGACGACCTGGAAGTGCTGCTGTGCGCCGCGCGCAAGGAGAAGGTCGAGGAGAGGGTGGCGGTGGTCGAGATGGCCGGCCTGCGCGCCCAGGTGGTCGACGTCGAATCGTTCGCGATGATGACCGCCTTCGAGCAGATCCAGCAGCAACTGCCCGACCAGGGCATGAACCAGACCTTCGCGCTGTTCGACATCGGCGCCACCCGCATCCACTGCAACATCATCCGCAACAGCCAGCAGATCTACTACCGCGAGCAGGCTTTCGGCGGCCACCAGCTGACGCGCGACATCCAGCGCCGCTACAACATCAGCTTCGACGAGGCCGAGAACGGCAAGCGCAGCATGGCGCTGCCCGACGGCTACGAGCCGGAGCTGATGCACCCCTTCATCGATTCGCTGGCCCAGGAGATCCAGCGCGCGTTGCAGTTCTTCTACACCACCGTCAGCGTGTCCCAGTATCTGCGCGTCGACTACATCCTGCTCGCCGGCGGCTGCAGCATGCTGCCCGGCCTAGACGACGCGGTCGCCGGCCGCACCCAGATCAGCACCATGATCGCCAATCCGTTCACCACCATGGTGCAATCTCCGACGATACGGTTGAAGGAGCTGCTGATGGACGCGCCTTCGCTGCTGATCGCCTGCGGCCTGGCGCTCAGGAGGTTCGACTGA
- a CDS encoding VUT family protein, producing the protein MNEFRLYGLIVGLTVTIMIICDSLVYKTVDIYSLKITASGIVFSLCYLLSTISTEVYGYKLGGRTVWIIVICQTLFVLILNAFALIQPDNNAISKQYYQLFHEFWRVMVGTWISVPASYFCNGFIVSRLKIFFAGRFFFVRYLIASMLAQAVLLLTAYPISLSSKYSGAELVNIIATTWSYKVCMSVLLLPLGYYLVAVIKKIERTDYFDWEVSYNPLAVFRDNGDGVERNRFGRARA; encoded by the coding sequence GTGAACGAATTCCGCCTGTACGGACTGATCGTCGGCTTGACGGTCACCATCATGATTATTTGCGATTCGCTGGTGTACAAGACGGTGGATATCTACAGCCTGAAGATCACCGCCAGCGGCATCGTGTTTTCGCTGTGCTATCTGCTGTCGACCATTTCCACCGAAGTATACGGTTACAAGCTCGGCGGGCGCACGGTGTGGATCATCGTCATCTGTCAGACGCTGTTCGTGTTGATCCTGAACGCCTTCGCGCTGATCCAGCCGGACAACAACGCCATTTCCAAGCAGTACTACCAGCTGTTCCATGAATTCTGGCGGGTGATGGTGGGCACCTGGATTTCGGTGCCGGCCTCGTATTTCTGCAACGGTTTCATCGTGTCGCGGCTGAAGATCTTTTTCGCCGGCCGCTTCTTCTTCGTCCGTTATCTGATCGCCTCGATGCTGGCGCAGGCGGTGCTGTTGCTGACCGCCTATCCGATCAGCCTGTCGTCCAAGTACAGCGGCGCCGAGCTGGTCAACATCATCGCCACCACCTGGTCGTACAAGGTGTGCATGTCGGTGTTGCTGTTGCCGTTGGGTTATTACCTGGTGGCGGTGATCAAGAAGATAGAGCGAACCGACTATTTCGACTGGGAAGTCTCCTACAATCCGCTGGCGGTCTTCCGCGACAACGGCGACGGCGTCGAACGCAACCGTTTTGGCAGGGCCCGCGCATGA
- a CDS encoding metallophosphoesterase, producing MKLLQLTDLHLFAERGGRLLGRDTHAALDRVLAAVKAMGPGAADAVLLTGDVSQDESEGSYRLAAEALAGLGLPVYWIAGNHDVRPTMARVFADYAFLRPLDVVELGGWTFIGVDSCVAGQDAGEIAEAELTLLRRRLATVGQGKAAVVLHHHPLAVGTPLLDDCMLRQSSRFWRAALDARLPLVICGHVHGEHSLSYRGCALEVAPATCFQWRDGACDIEIDDRAGYRLFRFEADGYRVASLFA from the coding sequence ATGAAGCTCCTGCAATTGACCGACCTGCATCTGTTCGCCGAGCGCGGCGGCCGTCTGCTCGGCCGCGACACCCATGCCGCGCTGGACAGGGTGCTGGCCGCGGTGAAGGCGATGGGGCCGGGCGCCGCCGACGCGGTGCTGCTGACCGGCGACGTGTCGCAGGACGAGTCGGAAGGCTCGTACCGGCTGGCGGCCGAGGCGCTGGCCGGTCTCGGTCTGCCGGTGTACTGGATCGCCGGCAACCACGACGTCCGGCCGACGATGGCGCGGGTGTTCGCCGACTACGCCTTCCTGCGCCCGCTGGACGTGGTGGAGCTGGGCGGCTGGACCTTCATCGGCGTCGACAGTTGCGTGGCGGGACAGGACGCCGGCGAGATTGCCGAAGCCGAGCTGACGCTGTTGCGCCGGCGCCTGGCGACGGTCGGGCAGGGCAAGGCCGCGGTGGTGCTGCACCACCATCCGCTGGCGGTGGGCACGCCGCTGCTGGACGATTGCATGCTGAGGCAGAGTTCGCGTTTCTGGCGGGCGGCGCTGGACGCCAGGCTGCCGCTGGTCATCTGCGGCCATGTGCACGGCGAACACAGCCTGTCCTATCGAGGCTGCGCGCTGGAAGTGGCGCCGGCCACCTGTTTCCAGTGGCGCGACGGCGCCTGCGATATCGAGATCGACGACAGGGCCGGCTACCGGCTGTTCCGCTTCGAGGCCGACGGCTACCGGGTAGCCAGCTTATTTGCGTGA
- a CDS encoding helix-turn-helix domain-containing protein, with amino-acid sequence MAKGMERGLQEDQGLLAAIARNLAGLMSRHGVDAMRLSDETGLGIATINNLRRGVGNPTLSTLGEIARYFQVGIGELAAVDPDVATERGPAVFSMPLTGIGRLGDFIDAGVADLGHYCAEVAGYAGRTLFAVLVNNDTLYPHYAQGTVFIMVRESRPQDGDIVLVRIGDNPPCLRRVYVEEEFLLFLSISALNDMAPSLYKNYQVLAVVLKAIKTLSGGAR; translated from the coding sequence ATGGCGAAAGGCATGGAAAGGGGGCTGCAGGAGGATCAGGGCCTGCTGGCGGCGATTGCCCGCAATCTGGCCGGCCTGATGAGCAGGCATGGCGTCGACGCGATGCGGCTGAGCGATGAAACCGGCCTCGGCATCGCCACCATCAATAATCTGCGGCGTGGCGTCGGCAATCCGACGCTTTCCACGCTGGGCGAGATCGCCCGTTATTTCCAGGTGGGCATTGGCGAATTGGCCGCCGTCGATCCGGACGTCGCGACGGAGCGTGGTCCGGCGGTATTTTCGATGCCGCTGACCGGCATAGGCCGGCTCGGGGATTTCATCGACGCAGGCGTGGCGGATCTGGGCCATTACTGCGCCGAAGTGGCCGGTTATGCCGGCCGGACGCTGTTCGCGGTGCTGGTCAACAACGACACGCTGTACCCGCATTACGCTCAGGGCACGGTGTTCATCATGGTGCGGGAAAGCCGGCCGCAGGACGGTGATATCGTGCTGGTGCGGATAGGGGACAACCCGCCTTGTCTGCGCCGGGTATACGTGGAGGAGGAATTCTTGCTGTTTCTGTCGATTTCGGCGCTGAACGACATGGCGCCTTCGCTGTATAAAAACTACCAGGTGCTGGCCGTGGTGCTGAAAGCCATCAAGACTTTGTCGGGGGGCGCGCGGTGA
- a CDS encoding penicillin-binding protein 1A produces MVLLAGAAAIAVIITYPRLQSLDVITDYRPKIPLRVYSADNQLLGEFGEERRSFSRIHEVPQLMKQAVLAAEDERFYQHSGIDYLGIMRAAVGNLVSGHARSGASTITMQVAKNFFLSSEKTFTRKFNEALLAFKIEHTLSKDQILELYFNQIYLGQRAYGFAAAAQAYYGKPLNQLTVAQMAMLAGLPKAPSAYNPIVNPDRAKLRQQYVLRRMRELNFITQQQYDEALNEPLQLASQAADTSQPGQYVAEMVRQAMYERYKEAAYTEGFKVYTTLDSRHQKWAYDALRAGLVDYDRKMGYRGPESVLDLPSGEGEDLTEALDEAMGDLRDSGDMLPAIVLSASPSEVRAYMRGGKTAILKGPGLEFARRALSGKASAQLQIRRGAVIRVLANAKGYWEIVQMPEVEGAFVSLDTRTGAIKSLVGGFDFNRRSFNHVTQAWRQPGSSFKPFIYSAGVERGITPSTLINDAPLSVPGVNGQLWEPKNDDGKFAGLITLRQGLTRSKNLVSVRVLMAVGTDYAQQYIQRFGFSAKQHPAYLPMALGAGSVTPLQMVEGYSVFANGGYRTKAYFIDRIEDQSGRVLAKTVPTVAGQNAQQAIDPRNAFIIRSMLGDVVRYGTGFRAMSLGRTDLAGKTGTTSDWKDAWFVGFNPNLAAATWVGFDQPRSLGRYGYGGTAALPIWINYMGNALKGQPVVAPPVPQGIVVKPGAGQRGGDEYYYEEFQKTNPELRIDNQGTVPGGDEDASAPKSDADGNKPAAQDAVENVKDQLF; encoded by the coding sequence GTGGTACTGCTGGCGGGCGCCGCAGCCATTGCTGTCATCATAACCTACCCGCGACTGCAAAGCCTTGATGTAATCACCGATTACCGGCCAAAAATCCCGCTTCGCGTCTATTCCGCCGACAACCAGCTGTTGGGCGAGTTCGGCGAGGAGCGGCGCTCCTTCTCCCGCATCCACGAGGTTCCGCAGCTGATGAAGCAGGCGGTGCTGGCCGCGGAGGACGAGCGTTTCTATCAGCATAGCGGCATAGATTATCTCGGCATCATGCGCGCCGCCGTCGGCAATCTGGTGTCCGGCCATGCCCGCTCCGGCGCCAGCACGATCACGATGCAGGTGGCGAAGAACTTCTTCCTGTCCAGCGAGAAGACCTTCACCCGCAAGTTCAACGAAGCCTTGCTGGCGTTCAAGATCGAGCACACCTTGAGCAAGGACCAGATTCTGGAGCTGTACTTCAACCAGATCTATCTGGGCCAGCGCGCCTACGGCTTCGCCGCCGCCGCCCAGGCTTACTACGGCAAGCCGCTGAACCAGCTGACCGTCGCGCAGATGGCGATGCTGGCCGGCCTGCCGAAGGCGCCGTCGGCCTACAATCCCATCGTCAATCCGGACCGCGCCAAGCTGCGGCAGCAGTACGTGCTGCGTCGCATGCGCGAACTGAACTTCATTACCCAGCAGCAATATGATGAAGCGTTGAACGAGCCATTGCAGCTGGCCAGTCAGGCGGCCGATACCAGCCAGCCCGGCCAATATGTTGCGGAAATGGTACGCCAGGCGATGTACGAGCGTTACAAGGAGGCCGCTTACACCGAGGGCTTCAAGGTGTACACGACTTTGGACAGCCGCCACCAGAAGTGGGCCTACGACGCCTTGCGCGCCGGCCTGGTCGACTATGACCGCAAGATGGGCTATCGCGGACCGGAAAGCGTGCTCGACCTGCCGTCCGGCGAAGGCGAGGACCTGACCGAGGCGCTGGACGAGGCGATGGGCGATCTGCGCGACAGCGGCGACATGCTGCCGGCCATCGTGCTGTCGGCCAGCCCGTCCGAGGTGCGCGCCTATATGCGCGGCGGCAAGACCGCGATCCTCAAGGGCCCGGGCCTGGAGTTCGCCCGCCGCGCGCTGAGCGGCAAGGCCTCGGCCCAGCTGCAGATCCGCCGCGGCGCGGTGATCCGCGTGCTGGCCAACGCCAAGGGTTACTGGGAAATCGTGCAGATGCCCGAGGTGGAGGGCGCCTTCGTGTCGCTGGACACCCGCACCGGCGCGATCAAGTCGCTGGTCGGCGGCTTCGACTTCAACCGTCGCAGCTTCAACCATGTGACCCAGGCCTGGCGTCAGCCCGGTTCGTCGTTCAAGCCGTTCATCTATTCGGCCGGCGTCGAGCGCGGCATCACGCCGTCGACGCTGATCAACGACGCTCCGCTGTCGGTGCCGGGCGTCAACGGCCAGCTGTGGGAGCCGAAGAACGACGACGGCAAGTTCGCCGGCCTGATCACGCTGCGCCAGGGCCTGACCCGGTCCAAGAACCTGGTGTCGGTGCGCGTGCTGATGGCGGTGGGCACCGACTACGCCCAGCAGTACATCCAGCGCTTCGGTTTCTCCGCCAAGCAGCATCCGGCCTATCTGCCGATGGCGCTCGGCGCCGGTTCGGTGACGCCGTTGCAGATGGTCGAGGGCTATTCGGTGTTCGCCAACGGCGGCTACCGCACCAAGGCCTATTTCATCGACCGCATCGAAGACCAGTCCGGCCGCGTGCTGGCCAAGACCGTGCCCACCGTGGCCGGCCAGAACGCGCAGCAGGCGATAGACCCGCGCAACGCCTTCATCATCCGTTCGATGCTGGGCGACGTGGTGCGCTACGGCACCGGCTTCCGCGCGATGAGCCTTGGCCGCACCGATCTCGCCGGCAAGACCGGCACCACCTCGGATTGGAAGGACGCCTGGTTCGTCGGCTTCAACCCCAATCTGGCGGCGGCCACCTGGGTCGGTTTCGACCAGCCGCGCTCGCTCGGCCGCTACGGCTATGGCGGCACCGCGGCGCTGCCGATCTGGATCAACTACATGGGCAATGCGCTGAAGGGCCAGCCGGTAGTGGCGCCGCCGGTGCCGCAGGGCATCGTGGTGAAGCCGGGCGCCGGTCAGCGCGGCGGCGACGAGTACTACTACGAGGAGTTCCAGAAGACCAATCCGGAGCTGCGCATCGACAATCAGGGCACCGTGCCCGGCGGCGACGAAGACGCCAGCGCGCCGAAGTCCGACGCCGACGGCAACAAGCCGGCCGCGCAGGACGCGGTGGAGAACGTCAAGGACCAGTTGTTCTAG